Proteins from one Vicia villosa cultivar HV-30 ecotype Madison, WI unplaced genomic scaffold, Vvil1.0 ctg.003593F_1_1, whole genome shotgun sequence genomic window:
- the LOC131641248 gene encoding BTB/POZ domain-containing protein At3g05675-like has protein sequence MIPAAGVFRKRQRTTTTRHSSTAGNANSSFFDITQNHHRCSPTTTCDTASLLFNDASTADVVLRLFTDTISSPESSPSVDSKPISDLHVYLHSDIIRRSKYFSALLSDRWIGNVHPQSPSQEQTTNHELLRLNLGVPPSPGSIQNHLTVLELLYTNDFSNAVESVSTALDLLPVALELLFEDCVRWCVSYLEAVPWTEEEENGVVNLIPFLSEEESKELVARVSPVGENSCEEMLQGLISSAMNNYGNTAFVKAFVGKILRDVSSRVTAKRVLEEAFRKSLKTVKQSLEDYSSPVFRGDHNETEAIQRLNLHKASTIGKHLLWLVERMIELRVADAAVREWSEQEAFTADLKRAFRDDALRNIVPGLPAVILRCTSKLAHAVCAGTILASTQVRRKLVEDWLPVLIICKDNVSPASNKSLYLELEETFLQIISTLPMSDAQELLQQCLSFSTRNVEDCPHLVTAFNTWFRRAAHPFKLDSLCDSSDT, from the exons ATGATACCCGCCGCCGGCGTTTTCAGAAAGAGGCAGCGCACCACTACCACCCGTCATTCCTCCACCGCCGGTAACGCCAACTCCTCATTCTTCGACATAACTCAAAACCACCACCGTTGCTCTCCAACCACCACATGTGACACCGCCTCCCTTTTATTCAACGATGCCTCCACCGCAGACGTCGTCCTCCGCCTCTTCACCGATACAATCTCCTCGCCGGAATCATCTCCCTCCGTCGACTCAAAGCCGATCTCCGATCTCCACGTGTACCTCCACTCGGACATAATTCGCCGGTCGAAATACTTCTCCGCCCTCCTATCCGACCGCTGGATCGGCAACGTCCACCCTCAATCTCCGTCGCAGGAGCAAACCACAAACCACGAACTCTTACGCTTAAACCTTGGAGTTCCACCTTCTCCTGGCTCGATCCAGAACCATCTCACCGTGCTGGAACTTCTCTACACGAACGATTTCTCAAACGCGGTGGAAAGCGTATCGACGGCTCTCGATCTTCTCCCTGTCGCGTTAGAATTGCTCTTCGAAGACTGCGTCCGGTGGTGTGTGAGTTATCTCGAAGCCGTGCCGTGGACGGAGGAAGAAGAAAACGGAGTTGTAAACCTAATTCCTTTCCTGAGCGAAGAAGAATCGAAAGAGCTTGTAGCTAGGGTTTCACCCGTAGGAGAAAACTCATGCGAGGAAATGCTGCAAGGTTTAATTTCATCGGCGATGAACAATTACGGAAACACAGCGTTCGTGAAAGCGTTCGTAGGGAAAATATTGAGGGATGTTTCTTCACGAGTAACGGCGAAGAGAGTTTTGGAGGAAGCGTTTAGGAAAAGCTTGAAAACGGTGAAGCAATCGTTGGAGGATTATTCTAGTCCTGTTTTTAGAGGTGATCATAATGAAACGGAAGCTATTCAGAGGTTGAATCTTCACAAAGCTTCTACTATTGGGAAACATCTTCTATGGCTTGTGGAGAGGATGATTGAGCTTAGGGTAGCTGATGCGGCCGTGCGTGAATGGAGTGAACAAGAAGCTTTTACTGCTGATTTGAAGAGGGCGTTTCGTGACGATGCTTTGAGGAATATTGTGCCTGGTCTTCCTGCTGTTATTCTTCGTTGTACATCTAAGCTTGCTCATGCTGTTTGTGCTGGCACTATTTTGGCCTCTACTCAG GTGAGAAGGAAACTCGTAGAAGATTGGCTTCCTGTTTTGATTATATGCAAAGACAATGTTTCACCCGCCAGCAACAAATCGTTATATCTAGAACTGGAAGAAACTTTTTTGCAAATCATCTCCACATTGCCCATGTCAGATGCTCAAGAATTGTTGCAGCAGTGCCTCAGCTTTTCAACCCGAAACGTTGAAGATTGTCCTCATTTGGTAACGGCGTTCAACACCTGGTTCCGCCGTGCAGCACATCCCTTCAAGTTAGATTCTCTGTGCGATTCATCAGATACCTGA